The Nyctibius grandis isolate bNycGra1 chromosome 31, bNycGra1.pri, whole genome shotgun sequence genomic interval TGATGGCTCCGTGTTGGCTCTGTGTTGGGCACCGTGATGGGCACCGTGATGGGCTCCATGGTGGGGCTGTGGTGAGCTCCATGATGGCTCTGTCGTGGCTCTGTGTTGGTCACCATGATGGGCACTGTGGTGGGATCATGATGGCTCCGTGATGGGTGCTGTGGTGGGACCGTGGTGAGCTCCGTGATGGCTCCATGGTAGCTCTGTGTTGGGCACCATGGTGGGTGCTGTGGTGGGACCATGGTGGGACTGTGGTGAGCCCCATGATGGCTCCATGATGGGTGCTGTGGTGGGACTGGGGTGACCTCCATGGTGGCTCTGTGTTGGGCACCGTGGTGGGGTCTGCAATGGCTCCGTGGTGGGACCGTGGTGGGCTCCCTGATGGGCTCCCCGCCGGGCACACCAGCCCTGTGCCACCCCCGTCACCCCAGACACCCCCGAGGTGTCCCCCACCCCACGGGGGCTCCCCACGCCTCACCCCAACCCCAGGGCCCagccggggggggggcacgAGACCTGTGCCCACCCCGGGCTCTcgccctctccctccccatttCCACGCCagcagcacccacgggtgccccttcccatgtccccccatggGTGGGTGatgtcccccctccccgcacgggctggggggggccccccgggggtggagggggcagcctgagcccccccccaccttttttttttctcctcctcccctacAAATTGGAACCAGTTGTGGCGCAGGGGCCGCGCCGGAAAGCCGGCACATTCCTTCCCCGTAACGGCTCCCCCCGGACGGGGCCGGCggcgagcggggccggggccccctgcccgcgcccccccctgcccgcgcccccccacacccacccaGCCCCCGGGGGGCCCCCCCAGgccggccgcagcccccccagTTCGGCTGCGGGGGCACAGGGAGGGTTCTCCCCGCGCTGCCCTCTCGCTCGCACGCTCGGtgcggggacacggggacgggggggggggggggggggtggctggTCCCAGTGTTCCCAGTGCCGTGGCACGGACatactggggaggggggggggggggttaggGGGAGGatcggggtggggggacccgGCGCTGagcccccctctccccgcagagcgcggcggcggcgcccagCCCGGTGATGGGGAACCTGCCCCCCGGCGAGGCCATGCCGGGGGGGCCCGTGCCCCCCGCCTTCTTCCAGGTACCGCCGTACACGTGTGTGCAAGCATGTACACGTGTGTGAGctcacgtgtgtgtgtgtgtgagcatgtGTGCGCACGCATGAGCATCACGTGTTTGTGCTCCCAGCGTGGGGTGTGAGCGTGCACGCGTGTCCTTGCCGAGCTCTGCGTGTGTGTGCAAACACGTGTGTGTGAGCacatgtgtgtgagtgtgtgtgtatgtatgagCACACACGTGTGAGCCCGTGTGCATGCCAGGGCCCGCACACGCAGTGCTGGGGAAGCCAGTTGTGCTCCCCACGCCACACGCAGGCGTGTGTGTGCCCTTAGTGTGTGCGTGTGCACTTAGTGTGTGTCTGCCCTTAGCATGTGCGTGTCCCTAGCGTGTGTGTGTCCTTAGTGTGTGCCCTTAGCGTGTGCACGGCCTTAGCATGTGTGTGCCCTTATAATGTGCGTGCCCTTAGTGTGTGCGTGTGCCCTTAGCATGTGCGTGCCCTTAGCGTGTGCGTGCCCTTAGCGTGTGCACACACCTGAGCCCTGCGTGTGCGTGCAGCCGGGGGGGTTACATGACCTgggcccccccccaccccatgacACAGCcagacccccccctccccgtccccctccccgtcccgggcccagccccgtgccccccccgtgccccccaccGGGGTGCCCCCCCCGTGCCCGCTCTCCCCCCCGCCCGTAACCGTGTTCTGTTTCTCTTGAAGGCTCCCGCGGGCTCCCAGCCATCGCCCCACGCCCAACCTCCGCCCCCCAACCCCGGCGCCCCCATGCTGGGGCCGCACAGCCAGGTAAGGCTgggccccccacccccaccccagtgcccccagcagtgccccggccccccccggccccccaggGTGAcaccgcagcccccccagccccctctcACCCCCCCCCCATCTCTTACAGCCCTTCATGTCCCCCCGTTACGCcggcggcccccggccccccctcCGGATGCCGACCCAGGTGAGGTGGTGGCAcacgggaccccccccccatgcTGCAGTGGGTGCAGACCCCTGTGGGTGGGGGTCCCGCAGCACCCTgaccccctgtgtccccccccgcaGCCTCCCGTGGGGGTCCCCGGCTCGCAGCCGCTGCTGCCCAACGCCATGGACCCGGGCGCGCGGGCGCAGGGTGAGTTGGGGGGGGGTCTGTcccccccatttcccccccTGTCCCAGTGCCAGGTCGGTGGGGGGGAGCTGTGGGGTCTCACgctccccatcacccccccccccctctgcTCAGGGCATCCCGGCATGGGGGGCCCGATGCAGCGCATGAACCCCCCGCGAGGCATGGCCGGCATGGCCCCCCAGGTgaggggacggggacggggacacagggggacagggggacagggatggggacagggacagggatggggatgatgttggggatggggacagggacagggacccgGTTGGGGACAGGGATACAGAGATGGGGATGGGTTTGGGGACAGTGgtatggggatggggacagggatgggttGGGGACAGGGGtacagggggacagggatggggatgaggtTGGGGACGAGTACAGGGACctggatggggacagggatgggctggggacagggataCAGGGATGGATACGGGGTTGGGGACAGGGGaacagggatggggacgggtACAGGGATACAAGGATGGGGATGGgtttggggacagggatgggtttggggacaaggatggggacagggatacAGGGATGGGGCTGGAAATGGGGTtggggacaaggacagggaggggacaaggagagagtgctggggtgggcacGGGGAGACAGGGCTGAGGTTGGGGATGGGGATCAGGATGGGATtagggctggggacagggtgcCGGGGTTGGGGACAGGGTGCCGGGGTTGGGGACAggcctggggggggtccccgcccccgctgccccccctctctccctgcagACCTACGGCAGCGGGATGCggcccccccccagctcacTGCCCGGCCCAGCCATGCCCGCCATGAACATGTAAGGCAcgacccccccccaccccacagccggccgggggggggccgggggggtgcccagggtggggaggggggggctcaGGGCCAGCAGGACCCCCCCTCACCTCTCCCTGTTGCCTTCCAGGGGCCCCGGTGGCCGTGGGCCCTGGCCGACCCCCAACCCCAACTCTGTAAGTcttgggggggggctggggccaTGGGGGGGCtgtccccgtgcccccccccatGCTGacccccatctccccccccccagatCACCTACTCCTCCTCGTCCCCCGGGAACTACGTGGTGAGTATGGGGgtgtgctgggggctgggggggggggcatcctactgtgcccccccccccaacccacctcctctgccccccccgcccagggccctcccgggggcggcggcccccccggcacccccatCCTGCCCAGCCCCGGAGGTGAGTGTGTGcagggggtgggatgggatgggtggggggggggtttggggtgccatgctcacaccccccccccccccccgtgtccccccccctcaGACTCCACCAACTCCAGTGAGAACATGTACACCATGATGACCCCCATGGGGCCCGGGGGGGCCAGGCCGACCGTGAGTGAtggggacggggtggggggacagggatggggtgggggggtccaggggtggggggtgggatggggtgggggggatccCACGTTGCTcacccccccccttcccttccagTTCCCGCTGGGGCCCGGCCCCGAGGGGCCCATGGGCGGCCTGGGCGCGATGGAGCCCCATCACATGAACGGATCCTTAGGTgggtgcccccaccccaaacccccccacgACGTGGCTGTCCCCAACCCGTGAGCGCCTCCTGCTGGCGGCTCCATGCAGGGCCCCGCTGCGGctggggggggcagtggggggggTACATggatgggggcgggggggtcaCTAACACTGTTGTCCCTGCAGGCTCTGGGGACATGGACGGGCTGCCAAAGGTGAGGGGGGACCCTGAGACCCCCCCagtgctggggaccccccccaccccatgcacTGGGACTTCATGTACTGGGACCCCATTTACTTGCCCCCCCCATGCACTGGGACCCCATTAAttggacaccccccccccatgcACTGGGACTTCATGTACTGGGACCCCATTTATTGGGACCCCCCATTCATTgtggacccccccccccccatgcacTGGGATCCTCCCCAATGCCTGGAACCCCCCCCCTCAatgccctgggaccccccccccccgccccattcCCTGGGTTTCCCCCCCCCAATGCACTGGGACCCCATTTATTGCCCCTCCCCATGCACTAGGAGCCCCCCCATCATGTACTGGGACCCCATTTATTGGTACCCCCCCCATtcactgggaccccccccccaccccacataCTGGGCCCCCCCCCCATTCCCCCCCCCTCACTAACGTCTCTCCCCGCCTCCCCAGAGCTCCCCCAGTAACCtgggggccctgagcaacccccccggcaccccccgggACGACGCTGAGCTGAGCAGCAACTTCTTGAACCCCTTCCAAAGCGACAGCGTAAGgaacacccccccccaccccatttccccccccccccacatccccagggacccccgggGGGGGCAGGCAGCGAGGGTGGGGGGGGCCACAGCAGCCAGGGATGGcgttgggtggggggggggtgacagCAAAGTCCCCATGGTGGGACCTCCCCCCACCATGGCAGAGTGGCTGGGAGGTGGGAGGTGGGctttgggggggctgggggtggtgtGCCCCCCCCTCGCTAACCCTCAGGTGTCTCCACTCTCCCCAGTACTCGCCCAGTATGACCATGAGCGTGTGAGCCAGCGCCGAGGCCGCcggaggaaaaaataattaataataataataataattaccaACATCCCCCCCCGCCAgggccccccccccaaaacactaaacaacaaaaaaaatgcagaaaataataataataataattagaaaTAAGTCATGTGACTTATTTACTGCCCacaacccccctgccccagggcagggacccccccctccAGCGCTAGGAccccccccggggtgggggcaagcactggggtggggggctggcACCGTGGGGGGTGTTTTGTCCCCCTGGGGTGGTGCCAGCCCCCCCCCAAACATGgggaggggatttgggggggggtcaTGGTGCtgcacccccccacacacccagttctcccagtgccctccctgGGGGGGGCCCATAGCCATCCCCCAGCCCtacaacccccccccccaagccaGGGGCAccccaggctgtgctgggggggttAAGGGGGGGGTCCAAGccatccccccccccaccatggAGCACCCCCCCCCCAGGGGGGTCCCCGGCCCCGTCTGCGTGCTCAGCCAGCACTGTGACCCCCGGCCCCCCCACTCCGAGCGCCAGACCGggccccccccgtgcccccccccccagggaccaCTTGTAAACTTTGCTATGaaggatttggggttttgtgtggtttttgtttccctcttttataacagaaaagacctcaaaccccccccccccgccccccccaccccaccactgCACGTCCCGGCCCCCTCCCCTGTACAGCCCCATGCCAGGGGGGCCCCCACtgtgccccccctcccctccataGGGGTAGTGCCCAGCGTAGTCGTTCTGTGTAgggacccccccctccccatttctagcccctcccacccccccagaGCCCCTGTTGCTTATCAAaacggggaccccccccaaaacaaaacccaaccagaaaaaggaaaaaaaatataaaaaaatacaaaaaaaaccccaaaacaacaaaaaaaatcccccccccccccatcaataaatgtaatttgattttttttcaggacgGGGTCGCTCTCGTTTTGCcttgggggggtccccaggaaCCAGAcggggacagggtgggggggggggggcacgacGTGCTCCGGGTTTATTGGGTACAAACTTCACAGTTTCGAGTCGGAGCCGGGCAgcaccggggtgggggggggcacatCACagacccccacccccccagaccccaaaTCCACCCCCCacaaagctgctctgaaagCCCCGAAGGCGCCGCCGTTAGTCGGCCCCGTCGACGTGgaggggggcgcggggggggcccggccggggggtcccggcgcAGGGGTGCCCGTTGAGGTGGGCGCCCGCGGGTGCCTTCTTGGGGGCGAGGGGGCAGGCGGCCCCCCCCGGGGCAGGAGCGCTTGGCGCTGGGCGGCGGCCGCTGCATCTTGTGCTCCAGCAGCATGTGGGTCTgggggggcagccccaggcaggccctggggggggggaatggggaggggggggtgagggggggcaCCCCGGtactggggaagggggggggtgATGGCACCGGGGACCCCCCCTGCGTGTGCGGCAGGAGGCAGCGGGGGTGGGcatggggggctgggggcattGGGCACCTCCCCTGGGGGCTGGGAGCCCTGGTACTGGGCGCTGGGACCCACTGGTGTAGGACCCCCTGGGCACTGGGTGGGCACTGGGACCCACTGGCATTGGacactgggacccccccccagtaCTGGGCACCCTGGGTATTGGGGGGCACTGGGACCCACTGGTGTGGGACCTACTGGTGTAAGACCCCCCCTGGGCACTGGGACCCACTGGCATTGGACACTGGGACCCCCTCCCCAGTACTGGGCACCCTGGGCATTGGGTGGGCACTGGGACCCATTGGTAGAGGGGCCATGGGGCATTGGGCACTGGGACCCACTGGTGTAGGACCCCCTGGGCACTGAGGGGTACTGGGACCCACTGGTGTAGGATGCCCTGGGCATTGGGTGGGCACTGGGACCCACTGGTAGAGGGGCCACTGGGCATCAGGCACTGGGACCCACTGGTGTAGGACCCCCCTGGGCATTGGGGGGCACTGGGACCCACTGGTGTAGGACCCCCTGGGCACTGGGCCCCACTGGTGTAGGACCCACTGGGCATTGGGGGGCACTGGGCCGCACTGGTGTTGGCCCCCTGGGTATCGAGCACCTCTGCAAGCCTCGGGTGCCACCCGGGGCAGGGCGGTGGGTGGGAGGTGGCACCCCCCGAGCGCGGGGCCCCCCCCGGGGGTACCTCAGGATGTTCTCGATGCAGCTGCGCTGGCGGAAGAGCGCGTTGACGACCGGGGCGCCCTCGGGCACGAGCGGGGCCTTGCAGAGGAAGGCGACGATGGAGAGGACGGGGTGGAAGCCCTGGAACTCGGCGTCGGCCTCGGTGCGGAACGTGATGCGCTGGCACAGCTCCGTGAGGATGGCCAGGTCCAGGATGATGGGGCTGGCCAGCAGCGAGTCCTGCGGGCAACCGAGGGGGTGAGACACCCCCCCCAGGGAGACACGtcaccccctgtccccccccaggccACCCCACCCACCTCGCACGTGTTGTGGATGACGATGGTGTTGGTGCCGCCCATCATGATCTCCGACGTGTACTCGTCCAGCGCGCGCTTGCTGTCCCCCACGTAGGGCACGTACTTGATCACCACCTGCCAAGCGACCACCCATCACCTCCAGCATCATCGTGTCCCCCCCACaacccaccccagccccccccaacTCACGCAGTGGTCAGGCTTGTCCTGGGGGCCGTAGAGGACGGGGTTGGCCTGGACCGTGTCATCCACCACGTTGCTCTTGGAGATCTCCTTGGAGCGGAACTGCTGCGGGGCCGAGAGGTTCTTCCCGTCGTTGTTCCCCAGGTGGTTGTAGCTCACGATGGACTTGATCTGGGCAGGGGGGGTGCGGGCAGGTCACCCCCCGCCCCGTCACAGGCAGCAAAACCCCCTTGGGCCACCCCCATCCCCACGTACCTTGAGCCCGGCGCCCACCAAGAAGTCCACCAGCACCGACTTGAGCTTGGTCTGACCCGACTTGAAGTCGTCGCCGCAGATGAAGACGCGGCGCTGGGCGGCCAACTCCACCGCCCCCGGCACGAAGGTGTTCTGGGGGGAGCCGTTCACGTAGGCGCAGCCCTCCAGGATGCTGGCCACGGCGAAGAGCGTGGACGGGGACACCTCCAGGCCTCGCTGCGGGGACACGGGGTGGCTCAGCACTAGCAGGGTGGTGTCACCCCCCCCGCCGGTCCCCTCGCACGTCCCCTGACCTCGATGGCCCGCAGCAGGTTGTCCGCGGTGTCGTTGAGCCCTGGCACGACGTCGCAGAAGCGCTCGGTGTTGGCCGTCCAGAGGACGATGACTTTGTCCACCCCGCTGGTCTCCTTGAAGTCCCGGATGTCCCTGCGGATCTGCTCCACCTGGGATGCCACCGAGGGGGGACACATCAGCGCGGTGGCAtctcccccccctcccaccACCTCGTCACCTGTGTCCCACCACCGTCCCACCAGGACCTGCTCAGCCATGGACCCGCGGAGGACGTTGTCCGCCCGCTCCTCCTGGTTGGCGGCGATGAACTCGGGGATGTAGATGGAGGGTCGGGGCTTCATCTTCTCCAGGTGGGgccagagctgctcctgcagcgGCCACTCCAGCACCTCCGCCCGCCGCATGGCCTCCGCCAGGTTCAGCGAGGAGATGTCCCAGCCTGGGGGGACAAGGGGTGACCCAACCGCTCTGGGTTCCCCTGCCCCATCGCGGGGTTaccccctcccagtgtcccacCTACCGTCAAAGACGATGTCATTGGGGTGCACCATGGGCAGCAGGTCCCGGAAAGGCACGTGGACGTCACCGGCGGGGCCGGTGCCCAGGCAGACGGTGGAGGCTTGGAGCAGGGAGCCATAGTAGTTGGCTTTCTGGGGTGGAGAACGTGAGGATGAGCTGCCAgcaccccccccagcaccctcaaACTGGGAGGCCGGGGCTGCAGACCACCTCCCCAGGGGCAGACGGGAGCAGCTGAGCtctgtgtccccatccctgcgGGTCACCCGGGTCCTGGGACCTTGCCGGGATCCCACCAGGGCCACCCACCTTGCGCCCCGTCTTGGTCATCCAGGACAGCCCCAGCTTGTTGGCCAGCACGGCCGCCGTCACCGTCGTGCCGTTGttgcccccccagcccaccagcatcacccccaGGCGAGGGACCTGCCGCCCCGTCCGGAAGGTGAAGCGGGTCGAGCACGGCCGCACCtgcaggacagggacaggggacGCGTGGGGACGAGCGGGACGGGcacccggccccgccgccagccccgcgcccGCACCTTGGTGACGCCGTTCTCCTTGCAGACGTGCACGGTGCTGTACGTGTACTTGGCCTCGATGAAGTCCTTGCTGTACGTGACGTCGGGGCTCTCCACAAGGAATGTCTCTGCCATTGTTCCCGGAGCTGGAATAGGAGGAAATGGGTGTCAGCCCCGCAGGCCTGGCACGCCGGGTCCCCTCGGGTCCCCCCCTTGGTCCCCCCGCCCTGCCGGGACGTGGCTCCGGCACCgctccctgccaggctgggcCGTCGGTGGGGACCGTTggctcccggccccgcggccTCCCACGCTGGGGCTGCCACTGCGGCCCTGCCCACGCGCACCCCGGGACGggcggggagcaggggggggcGCAGGGTGCCCCGTCCTGCTcggggcaggcaggaggctgtccctgctgtcccctcgCCGGGGGTGGCACAGGGGACTAAGGATGCTCCCAGGGGACGTGGGACAGGGCTGTCCCCACTCCTTGGGATacaggggacacggggaccGAGCTGTCCATGCACcctggggggggcacaggggacacggggacaagGGCTGTCCCCACTGCCAGGGGTGCCGGGGATTTGGGGACAGGGGCTGTCCCTGTGCCCTGGggtggcagaggctgcaggggacacggggacaggggCTGCCCGCGCTCCCGGGGGTGGCACAGGGGACGCGGGGACAAGGGCTGCGGGGGATCTGGGCACAGGGGCTGTCCCTGCGCCCCGGGGTGGCACAGGGTGCGGCGGACGCGGGCACCGGGGCTGCCCCCGCTcccggggacacgggggggacacgggccCGGGGCCaccccccccgctccccaaggaccaacccccccccccggggccggggccgcccccgccccccccgcggGCACtcaccgggccgggccgggcgatGGAGGCGGCGgagccggtgccggtgccggtgctgcCCCGCGGGGGATGATGCGATCGCGGCTGCGGCCGCCCCGGTCCCGCCGCTTAATCGGCTccgaggccccgccccccccgccggccccgccccccccgccggccccgtCCCCCCCGCACGTGCCCCGCCGCCACTGGCGCCCCCCGGGTCCCCCCCGGGTCCCCCCCGGTCCCCCCGGTCCCGGCCCCGCGGCAGgtgcggggcagccccgggcgcCGCCGGCGGCTCTTaccgggggggggcggcgggagctggaggcggcggcggcggcggcggcggggagcggccgcTGACCTGGGAAGGGGAAGtggcgccggggccggggctcgggccggggccggggggtccCGCCGCCGCCTTCCGGCTATTGACCGGCCCGGGGCCGGCGGCTTCCTGCGCCCTCCCACGGGCACCGGCCCTCGGGGCCGCTCCCAcggtgctgccagccctgccccggcaccggcaccggcaccccacagcccccagcaccccacagcccctggcACCCTGCTGCCGCCGGCACGGGCATCTCAGCACCAGCCCCCTACAGCCCCCAGGATGGGCACCCCAAAGGTCATGgcaccagcaccctgcagccccctaCATGGGCACCCCAGAGCCCCTGGCATcagccccctgcagcccccaggatGGGCACCCCAAGGGCCATGGCAGGGGCACCCCAAGGGCCATGGCAGgggcaccctgcagcccccagagcccccgCCATCAGCACCCCGcatcccctggcacagccccgcCACGgtccccccgccgcccctccagcagcccccagccctggcagctgcTGGCGGCGATGCCGGGGGGCAGCCAGGCCCCGTGTGAGGCCGTGGGAGCGTGGGGAGGtgccggggggctggggggcagcgaGGGGCCATGGCCgacaccccgcagcccccccgggcccggccgcctTTCAATGGGTCGGCCCCGCTTCAAAGGAGCCCCCGGAGCAGGAGCAACGCCCGGGCGGGCCCCggccccttccccaccctcgCTCCCCGCAGACATGGCGAGGACAGCTCTGCTCCCCGCCACCGCCACCCACCCGGGGCCCCGGCTCCgtggggggggacacgctgGCATCACCACCCACGCTCCCGGCACGGAGCGGGACGGGACCCACCGAGGCCAACCCCGGGGGGCACCTGCTGCGGCGGGCATGGAGGTGCCGGGGGGCCGCGTCCGGCCCCTCGGCCATGGAGGAACAATGATCCCTTGGTGCCGGGCTGGAGGACAAACCGAGCCCCGCGCTGGAATGCCAGTGCCTCAGCAAattattgaaacaaaaataacatttctttgtaCAATAATCCTGCGGCGGGGAGGGTCCAGGCAGCGCTGccaggggcccagaactggtatttttccactgcttttcctctttttttttttttttttttcctttttttttttccccttcgcCCCCCTCCCAGAACTCCCACCATTGTTCCTTCCCCCACTCCCTTCCCACTCCTCCCACGCTCGGCACCGCATGAGCGGGGCTCCCTTGTTCCTGCTCGCCCAACGCGGCCATGGGCCGCGAGCCCGGGCCGCCCGCCCAGCGCCTTCGCTCCCCAGCTGccggggggctggcggggggccAGGCGGCCGAGCCGCGGAGCCATAGCGACCGGCCCGCTCCCCCGGCAATGGTGCCCACCCCCCTTGGCCCAGCAGACCCCCCCTCCATCCCCGGGGACGTGCAGGAAGCCCCCGGGAGCCCCCGTTTGCAGCACGAACCCCCCGGTGGGTCGGTGTCAGCAGGTTCAGGGACGGATTCGGCGCGAGCGGAGCTGCTGGCACAGATGCTCCGTGCG includes:
- the ISYNA1 gene encoding LOW QUALITY PROTEIN: inositol-3-phosphate synthase 1 (The sequence of the model RefSeq protein was modified relative to this genomic sequence to represent the inferred CDS: deleted 1 base in 1 codon): MAETFLVESPDVTYSKDFIEAKYTYSTVHVCKENGVTKVRPCSTRFTFRTGRQVPRLGVMLVGWGGNNGTTVTAAVLANKLGLSWMTKTGRKKANYYGSLLQASTVCLGTGPAGDVHVPFRDLLPMVHPNDIVFDGWDISSLNLAEAMRRAEVLEWPLQEQLWPHLEKMKPRPSIYIPEFIAANQEERADNVLRGSMAEQVEQIRRDIRDFKETSGVDKVIVLWTANTERFCDVVPGLNDTADNLLRAIERGLEVSPSTLFAVASILEGCAYVNGSPQNTFVPGAVELAAQRRVFICGDDFKSGQTKLKSVLVDFLVGAGLKIKSIVSYNHLGNNDGKNLSAPQQFRSKEISKSNVVDDTVQANPVLYGPQDKPDHCVVIKYVPYVGDSKRALDEYTSEIMMGGTNTIVIHNTCEDSLLASPIILDLAILTELCQRITFRTEADAEFQGFHPVLSIVAFLCKAPLVPEGAPVVNALFRQRSCIENILRACLGLPPQTHMLLEHKMQRPPPSAKRSCPGGAACPLAPKKAPAGAHLNGHPCAGTPRPGPPRAPLHVDGAD
- the SSBP4 gene encoding single-stranded DNA-binding protein 4 isoform X1, with the protein product MYAKGKGSGVPSDGQAREKLALYVYEYLLHVGAQKSAQTFLSEIRWEKNITLGEPPGFLHSWWCVFWDLYCAAPDRRETCEHSSEAKAFHDYSAAAAPSPVMGNLPPGEAMPGGPVPPAFFQAPAGSQPSPHAQPPPPNPGAPMLGPHSQPFMSPRYAGGPRPPLRMPTQPPVGVPGSQPLLPNAMDPGARAQGHPGMGGPMQRMNPPRGMAGMAPQTYGSGMRPPPSSLPGPAMPAMNMGPGGRGPWPTPNPNSITYSSSSPGNYVGPPGGGGPPGTPILPSPGDSTNSSENMYTMMTPMGPGGARPTFPLGPGPEGPMGGLGAMEPHHMNGSLGSGDMDGLPKSSPSNLGALSNPPGTPRDDAELSSNFLNPFQSDSYSPSMTMSV
- the SSBP4 gene encoding single-stranded DNA-binding protein 4 isoform X2, with the translated sequence MYAKGKGSGVPSDGQAREKLALYVYEYLLHVGAQKSAQTFLSEIRWEKNITLGEPPGFLHSWWCVFWDLYCAAPDRRETCEHSSEAKAFHDYSAAAAPSPVMGNLPPGEAMPGGPVPPAFFQPFMSPRYAGGPRPPLRMPTQPPVGVPGSQPLLPNAMDPGARAQGHPGMGGPMQRMNPPRGMAGMAPQTYGSGMRPPPSSLPGPAMPAMNMGPGGRGPWPTPNPNSITYSSSSPGNYVGPPGGGGPPGTPILPSPGDSTNSSENMYTMMTPMGPGGARPTFPLGPGPEGPMGGLGAMEPHHMNGSLGSGDMDGLPKSSPSNLGALSNPPGTPRDDAELSSNFLNPFQSDSYSPSMTMSV